Within Pseudomonas alloputida, the genomic segment GCCTCTTCGCGGGTGAACCCGCTCCTACGACCGACGGTTGCGCCGCCCTTAGGCATCGCGCAGTCAATGTAGGAGCGGGTTCACCCGCGAAGCGGCCGGCAATGCGATTACAGCTCGTCGATACCAAGAAATGCCCGCGCAGTCACATCGCCCGTAAACCGCGCCTGCATGCCCTGCTCGCTGCCATACAAGCGCAACGCCAGGCAAAACGGTGTATCACCCAACTCAACCCAGCGCCGCGTCCCGGCCGGCACCAGCAGCTGGTCACCCTTCTCGCACAGCACCGAATACACCCAGTCCCCCAGCCGCAGGCCAACCTGCGCCCGCCCGCTGACCACGGCAAACAGCTCGTCGGCATCATGCACATGTTCATCACGCACATCGACCTGTGCCGGGTCTTCTCCGTCGCGGTTGAGCAGCGCGAGGGCCTTGCTGCCATGCGCCGTCATCAACTCATCCAGATACACGCGGCAAACCTCCAGCACCTCGTCCTGGGCCGTGCCCGGGCGCACCCGCAGGCCAGGTTCGGCATGCACAAAGCGCACGCCCTGCTCGGCCAACGTAGCGGCGATGTCGTCGTGGTGAGTCAGCACCTTGTTCGGCAGTGCCGGGCTGGCGGGGTGGAAAACGCTGAGAATGCTCATCAGGGGCGGGTCCTGGTCGGTTGCGAACAAAGGGCAATGATAACGGCTGCGACCAAGGCTGCGGCACTGGCCATACCAAAGGTGAAGGTGGGGCCCAGCAGCTTCCAGCTGTAGCCTGAGTACAGCGCCCCCAGCGCACCGCCGGTCCCCGACAGCGCTGCGTAAAGCGCCTGGCCCTGGCCCTGCTGGCGGGCGCCGAAGCTGGCCTGGACGAAGGCGATGCTGGCGGCATGGAAGCAGCCGAAGGTGGCCGCGTGCAGCAGCTGGGCGAAGATCAGTACTGCCGACTCCTGGGCCAGGTTACCCAGCAGCAGCCAGCGCAATGCCGCCAGCAGGAAGCTGACCAACAACACGCGCTGCACGCTGAAACGGGCGAACAGGCGGCTCATGACCATGAACATCAGCACCTCGGCCACCACCCCAAGCGCCCATAGAAGGCCGATGGCACCGCGCGTGTAGCCCAAGTGCTCCAGGTGCAGGGTAAGGAAGGTGTAGTACGGCCCGTGGCTGAGCTGCATCAAGGCCACGCACACGTAGAACGCGATCACCCCCGGGGCACGCAACTGCTGCAGGAAGCCCCCCGTGCCGCTGCGCCCGCCCTGCTCCACCGGCTGGGCATTGGGCACCCACAGGCTGGCGGCGACGATGCCGGCCATGATCGTGACCAGCGCCACCGGGTAGATGTCCAGGCTCAACCATTCGAACAAGCGGCCCAGGCCAACCACGGTGAGGATGAAACCGATCGAACCCCACAGACGTACCTGGCTGTAGCGCGACGTCTGCCCGTGCAGGTGGGCCAGGGTGATGACCTCGAACTGCGGCAGCACCGCATGCCAGAAGAACGCGTGCAGGGCCATCACCAGCGCCAGCCAGGCGTAGCTTTTGCCGAAGAAGATCAGGGCGAAGGTGGCCAGGGTGCACAGCGCGCCAAGGCGGACGATCAACAGGCGCTGGCCCGTGCGATCGCCCAGCCAGCCCCACAGGTTGGGGGCCACGCAGCGCATCAGCATGGGGATGGCCACCAGCTCACCGATGCGCGCCGGGGAAAAGCCCAGGTGGTCGAAGTACAGCGCCAGGAACGGTGCGGTGGAGCCCAGCAGGGCGAAATAGAACAGGTAGAAGCTGGACAGGCGCCAGTAGGGGATGGGTTGCATGGGGTGGCCTTGTGGGGACCTGGGCCGGCCTCTTCGCGGGTGAACCCGCTCCTACGCGGATTTCACCCTGTCACTGCACCTGAGGGCAGTGATATCCCAATGTAGGAGCGGGTTTACCCGCGAAGAGGCCGTTGCAGTTGGATCAGCGCTGGCCCAGCACCGGGGTATTCACTTGCACATCGGCATTCTGCGCACGGTGGCGCAGCAGGTGGTCCATCAACGCAATGGCCATCATCGCCTCGGCAATCGGCGTGGCACGGATGCCCACGCACGGGTCGTGGCGGCCTTTGGTGATGACGTCCACCGGGTTGCCATCGACATCGATCGAGC encodes:
- a CDS encoding oxidase encodes the protein MSILSVFHPASPALPNKVLTHHDDIAATLAEQGVRFVHAEPGLRVRPGTAQDEVLEVCRVYLDELMTAHGSKALALLNRDGEDPAQVDVRDEHVHDADELFAVVSGRAQVGLRLGDWVYSVLCEKGDQLLVPAGTRRWVELGDTPFCLALRLYGSEQGMQARFTGDVTARAFLGIDEL
- a CDS encoding MFS transporter, which codes for MQPIPYWRLSSFYLFYFALLGSTAPFLALYFDHLGFSPARIGELVAIPMLMRCVAPNLWGWLGDRTGQRLLIVRLGALCTLATFALIFFGKSYAWLALVMALHAFFWHAVLPQFEVITLAHLHGQTSRYSQVRLWGSIGFILTVVGLGRLFEWLSLDIYPVALVTIMAGIVAASLWVPNAQPVEQGGRSGTGGFLQQLRAPGVIAFYVCVALMQLSHGPYYTFLTLHLEHLGYTRGAIGLLWALGVVAEVLMFMVMSRLFARFSVQRVLLVSFLLAALRWLLLGNLAQESAVLIFAQLLHAATFGCFHAASIAFVQASFGARQQGQGQALYAALSGTGGALGALYSGYSWKLLGPTFTFGMASAAALVAAVIIALCSQPTRTRP